From Penaeus vannamei isolate JL-2024 chromosome 37, ASM4276789v1, whole genome shotgun sequence, one genomic window encodes:
- the LOC113825034 gene encoding uncharacterized protein isoform X2, with amino-acid sequence MCGEESRASNGSCAAKLIPWKLLRTRLHEFPLTDLILGSQFLPSLATVNNENGQTATRVGVLQCRRCATSFIQVREALSHYRLHVFETHKEHFTVVVGGSCPRPGCALGGEKIPIIHFHCAYCIFTSTEIMDLPLHMEKRHLAFYREVSLVLRGDDVQRTKVYSCGECGKKIQGTVSIVQHLLAHDSDTQKASVVKYKSLVNGSECKDSEQVVVNGDSKSDSYMADRVHPSLLIPECGLQNGTAEEKHSVEENSCPNGLSPAMTDIRNVQFIAASTSHRFENHVIPMLNNVEQGMVIQNGNLEGDSPDSERAGDRVDCEEPPMEPVEINPLDLLTTVIEEDQKSENPIFPAEHFLLSLPTPTHFLDSEGGSGSTGGGQDDSADGFQDCNDNDDENSNDGMNDIPSDILLDHPGVYPCDKCGEAFKYQYLLTSHKRQAHNSVNIPFQCQVCNMEFEVLQELKRHMMTHSGALGYTCNMCGQGFPDRPSLKTHTLSHGLSTERSNKCESCAMEFPSKSELTRHIVKYQGTCNPNKNESVRCATCGEDLPTLEALKDHRRTAHPTPEVAPGSGKKGFECDYCGKTFNCRSNLRDHLVVHTGEKPYPCDICGKTFSFIHNMKTHRLTHNEGRNEVCPYCDKAYKSKISLYYHMKKGNCRGLSTKEVPEGYHRCTECLQMFASEERYRAHKDKGHCQVSHRCQHCGLRCSTELRLQNHLQKGLCQKKDTPSSSPNEGSSKKRRSEKRERERNQEEIVCDRCNYTKDCCCTFSCKHCAKRIFSIMAYTLHSERTCPVLKQRRERIRMAIMEKRRRREEYINEATSDLPDTPFSFTSAYQLHAGLMGGSTSSSESSSRRMSSDLAKSKDESKEKSVENDSKPVEEDGDDSNSGSLTDLSTFTTPNILQPVTNASVE; translated from the exons ATGTGCGGCGAGGAGAGCCGGGCGAGCAATGGCTCTTGCGCAGCTAAACTCATACCATGGAAACTATTACGGACGCGTCTCCATGAATTTCCATTGACAG ATTTGATATTGGGTAGTCAGTTCCTTCCCTCGCTCGCCACTGTCAACAACGAGAACGGCCAAACCGCCACACGAGTTGGAGTTCTCCAGTGTAGACGCTGTGCAACAAGTTTCATTCAG GTGAGAGAGGCTTTGTCCCATTACCGTCTGCATGTGTTTGAGACTCACAAGGAACACTTCACTGTTGTGGTTGGAGGTTCCTGTCCACGTCCAGGCTGTGCACTAGGCGGGGAAAAAATACCGATTATCCACTTCCACTGTGCTTATTGCATCTTTACGTCCACCgag ATAATGGATCTTCCTTTGCACATGGAGAAGCGCCATCTCGCATTTTATAGGGAGGTCAGCTTGGTCCTGCGAGGAGATGATGTCCAGCGCACGAAG GTTTATTCTTGTGGGGAATGTGGTAAAAAAATCCAAGGAACTGTGTCCATCGTCCAGCATCTTTTAGCGCATGACAGTGACACGCAGAAAGCCTCTGTAGTGAAGTACAAGTCTCTTGTGAATGGTAGTGAGTGCAAAGACAGTGAACAGGTAGTGGTAAATGGTGATAGCAAAAGTGATAGCTACATGGCGGACAGAGTGCACCCAAGCCTGCTGATTCCGGAGTGCGGTCTCCAAAACGGGACGGCAGAGGAAAAGCACAGTGTAGAGGAAAACTCTTGTCCAAACGGGTTGAGCCCCGCCATGACTGATATAAGAAATGTGCAATTTATAGCTGCTTCTACTAGTCATAGGTTTGAAAATCATGTGATTCCAATGTTGAACAATGTAGAACAAGGGATGGTAATCCAGAATGGGAACCTCGAAGGGGACAGCCCCGATAGTGAGAGAGCTGGAGATAGGGTGGACTGTGAAGAGCCCCCCATGGAGCCAGTGGAAATCAACCCACTGGATCTCCTGACAACTGTGATCGAGGAGGATCAGAAGAGCGAGAACCCCATCTTCCCTGCAGAACACTTCCTGCTCAGTCTTCCAACTCCAACGCACTTCCTGGACAGCGAGGGTGGCAGTGGGAGCACTGGCGGTGGTCAGGATGACTCTGCTGATGGCTTCCAGGactgcaatgataatgacgatgagaaCAGCAATGATGGCATGAATGACATCCCTAGCGATATCCTACTTGACCACCCCGGAGTCTACCCCTGCGACAAGTGCGGTGAGGCCTTCAAGTACCAGTACCTGCTTACTTCTCACAAACGCCAG gcTCACAACAGCGTCAACATCCCGTTCCAGTGCCAAGTATGCAACATGGAGTTCGAGGTCTTGCAGGAACTTAAACGGCACATGATGACCCACTCTGGTGCACTCGGATACACCTGCAACATGTGTGGCCAGGGCTTCCCCGATCGGCCGTCCCTCAAGACGCACACACTTTCTCATGG gtTATCAACAGAAAGGTCTAACAAATGTGAATCATGTGCAATGGAGTTCCCTTCAAAATCGGAGTTGACGCGTCACATTGTCAAGTACCAAGGGACATGCAACCCGAATAAGAACG AGAGCGTGCGATGTGCCACATGTGGGGAGGACCTGCCAACCTTAGAAGCTCTGAAGGACCACAGGCGCACAGCTCATCCTACGCCTGAGGTTGCTCCTGGTTCAGGCAAGAAGGGCTTTGAGTGTGACTACTGTGGCAAGACCTTCAACTGCCGGTCCAACTTGCGGGACCACCTG GTGGTCCATACCGGTGAGAAGCCATACCCCTGTGATATTTGCGGCAAGACCTTTAGCTTCATTCACAATATGAAGACCCACCGACTCACACACAATGAGGGACGGAATGAGGTCTGCCCTTATTGCGATAAAGCCTACAAGAGCAAGATCTCACTCTACTATCACATGAAGAAGGGCAACTGCCGTGGACTCTCGACCAAAGAG GTACCAGAGGGCTACCACCGCTGCACTGAGTGCCTCCAGATGTTCGCAAGTGAGGAGAGATACCGAGCCCACAAGGACAAGGGCCATTGCCAAGTGTCACACCGGTGCCAGCACTGCGGCCTTAGGTGCTCCACTGAGCTGCGTCTCCAGAACCACCTGCAGAAGGGCCTCTGTCAGAAGAAG GATACACCCTCTTCCAGCCCTAATGAAGGGAGTTCCAAGAAGCGTCGTTCAGAGAAGCGTGAGCGTGAGAGGAACCAAGAGGAAATTGTATGTGACAGATGCAACTATACCAAAGATTGTTGCTGTACATTTTCCTGCAAGCACTGTGCTAAGCGCATCTTCTCCATTATGGCATATACCCTACACTCGGAAAGAACATGCCCCGTCCTTAAGCAAAGGCGTGAGCGTATTCGTATGGCTATCATGGAGAAGAGACGCCGCAGGGAAGAGTATATAAATGAGGCTACCAGTGATCTACCTGACACCCCATTCTCTTTCACAAGCGCATATCAGCTTCATGCAGGACTCATGGGTGGCAGCACAAGTAGTAGTGAATCTAGTAGCAGAAGGATGTCTTCAGATTTGGCCAAGTCAAAGGATGAAAGTAAAGAGAAGAGTGTGGAGAACGATTCTAAACcggtggaggaggatggtgatgatagtaattctGGCAGTCTGACAGATTTGTCGACTTTTACTACCCCTAATATACTTCAGCCAGTCACAAATGCTTCGGTCGAGTGA
- the LOC113825034 gene encoding uncharacterized protein isoform X1 has product MCGEESRASNGSCAAKLIPWKLLRTRLHEFPLTADLILGSQFLPSLATVNNENGQTATRVGVLQCRRCATSFIQVREALSHYRLHVFETHKEHFTVVVGGSCPRPGCALGGEKIPIIHFHCAYCIFTSTEIMDLPLHMEKRHLAFYREVSLVLRGDDVQRTKVYSCGECGKKIQGTVSIVQHLLAHDSDTQKASVVKYKSLVNGSECKDSEQVVVNGDSKSDSYMADRVHPSLLIPECGLQNGTAEEKHSVEENSCPNGLSPAMTDIRNVQFIAASTSHRFENHVIPMLNNVEQGMVIQNGNLEGDSPDSERAGDRVDCEEPPMEPVEINPLDLLTTVIEEDQKSENPIFPAEHFLLSLPTPTHFLDSEGGSGSTGGGQDDSADGFQDCNDNDDENSNDGMNDIPSDILLDHPGVYPCDKCGEAFKYQYLLTSHKRQAHNSVNIPFQCQVCNMEFEVLQELKRHMMTHSGALGYTCNMCGQGFPDRPSLKTHTLSHGLSTERSNKCESCAMEFPSKSELTRHIVKYQGTCNPNKNESVRCATCGEDLPTLEALKDHRRTAHPTPEVAPGSGKKGFECDYCGKTFNCRSNLRDHLVVHTGEKPYPCDICGKTFSFIHNMKTHRLTHNEGRNEVCPYCDKAYKSKISLYYHMKKGNCRGLSTKEVPEGYHRCTECLQMFASEERYRAHKDKGHCQVSHRCQHCGLRCSTELRLQNHLQKGLCQKKDTPSSSPNEGSSKKRRSEKRERERNQEEIVCDRCNYTKDCCCTFSCKHCAKRIFSIMAYTLHSERTCPVLKQRRERIRMAIMEKRRRREEYINEATSDLPDTPFSFTSAYQLHAGLMGGSTSSSESSSRRMSSDLAKSKDESKEKSVENDSKPVEEDGDDSNSGSLTDLSTFTTPNILQPVTNASVE; this is encoded by the exons ATGTGCGGCGAGGAGAGCCGGGCGAGCAATGGCTCTTGCGCAGCTAAACTCATACCATGGAAACTATTACGGACGCGTCTCCATGAATTTCCATTGACAG CAGATTTGATATTGGGTAGTCAGTTCCTTCCCTCGCTCGCCACTGTCAACAACGAGAACGGCCAAACCGCCACACGAGTTGGAGTTCTCCAGTGTAGACGCTGTGCAACAAGTTTCATTCAG GTGAGAGAGGCTTTGTCCCATTACCGTCTGCATGTGTTTGAGACTCACAAGGAACACTTCACTGTTGTGGTTGGAGGTTCCTGTCCACGTCCAGGCTGTGCACTAGGCGGGGAAAAAATACCGATTATCCACTTCCACTGTGCTTATTGCATCTTTACGTCCACCgag ATAATGGATCTTCCTTTGCACATGGAGAAGCGCCATCTCGCATTTTATAGGGAGGTCAGCTTGGTCCTGCGAGGAGATGATGTCCAGCGCACGAAG GTTTATTCTTGTGGGGAATGTGGTAAAAAAATCCAAGGAACTGTGTCCATCGTCCAGCATCTTTTAGCGCATGACAGTGACACGCAGAAAGCCTCTGTAGTGAAGTACAAGTCTCTTGTGAATGGTAGTGAGTGCAAAGACAGTGAACAGGTAGTGGTAAATGGTGATAGCAAAAGTGATAGCTACATGGCGGACAGAGTGCACCCAAGCCTGCTGATTCCGGAGTGCGGTCTCCAAAACGGGACGGCAGAGGAAAAGCACAGTGTAGAGGAAAACTCTTGTCCAAACGGGTTGAGCCCCGCCATGACTGATATAAGAAATGTGCAATTTATAGCTGCTTCTACTAGTCATAGGTTTGAAAATCATGTGATTCCAATGTTGAACAATGTAGAACAAGGGATGGTAATCCAGAATGGGAACCTCGAAGGGGACAGCCCCGATAGTGAGAGAGCTGGAGATAGGGTGGACTGTGAAGAGCCCCCCATGGAGCCAGTGGAAATCAACCCACTGGATCTCCTGACAACTGTGATCGAGGAGGATCAGAAGAGCGAGAACCCCATCTTCCCTGCAGAACACTTCCTGCTCAGTCTTCCAACTCCAACGCACTTCCTGGACAGCGAGGGTGGCAGTGGGAGCACTGGCGGTGGTCAGGATGACTCTGCTGATGGCTTCCAGGactgcaatgataatgacgatgagaaCAGCAATGATGGCATGAATGACATCCCTAGCGATATCCTACTTGACCACCCCGGAGTCTACCCCTGCGACAAGTGCGGTGAGGCCTTCAAGTACCAGTACCTGCTTACTTCTCACAAACGCCAG gcTCACAACAGCGTCAACATCCCGTTCCAGTGCCAAGTATGCAACATGGAGTTCGAGGTCTTGCAGGAACTTAAACGGCACATGATGACCCACTCTGGTGCACTCGGATACACCTGCAACATGTGTGGCCAGGGCTTCCCCGATCGGCCGTCCCTCAAGACGCACACACTTTCTCATGG gtTATCAACAGAAAGGTCTAACAAATGTGAATCATGTGCAATGGAGTTCCCTTCAAAATCGGAGTTGACGCGTCACATTGTCAAGTACCAAGGGACATGCAACCCGAATAAGAACG AGAGCGTGCGATGTGCCACATGTGGGGAGGACCTGCCAACCTTAGAAGCTCTGAAGGACCACAGGCGCACAGCTCATCCTACGCCTGAGGTTGCTCCTGGTTCAGGCAAGAAGGGCTTTGAGTGTGACTACTGTGGCAAGACCTTCAACTGCCGGTCCAACTTGCGGGACCACCTG GTGGTCCATACCGGTGAGAAGCCATACCCCTGTGATATTTGCGGCAAGACCTTTAGCTTCATTCACAATATGAAGACCCACCGACTCACACACAATGAGGGACGGAATGAGGTCTGCCCTTATTGCGATAAAGCCTACAAGAGCAAGATCTCACTCTACTATCACATGAAGAAGGGCAACTGCCGTGGACTCTCGACCAAAGAG GTACCAGAGGGCTACCACCGCTGCACTGAGTGCCTCCAGATGTTCGCAAGTGAGGAGAGATACCGAGCCCACAAGGACAAGGGCCATTGCCAAGTGTCACACCGGTGCCAGCACTGCGGCCTTAGGTGCTCCACTGAGCTGCGTCTCCAGAACCACCTGCAGAAGGGCCTCTGTCAGAAGAAG GATACACCCTCTTCCAGCCCTAATGAAGGGAGTTCCAAGAAGCGTCGTTCAGAGAAGCGTGAGCGTGAGAGGAACCAAGAGGAAATTGTATGTGACAGATGCAACTATACCAAAGATTGTTGCTGTACATTTTCCTGCAAGCACTGTGCTAAGCGCATCTTCTCCATTATGGCATATACCCTACACTCGGAAAGAACATGCCCCGTCCTTAAGCAAAGGCGTGAGCGTATTCGTATGGCTATCATGGAGAAGAGACGCCGCAGGGAAGAGTATATAAATGAGGCTACCAGTGATCTACCTGACACCCCATTCTCTTTCACAAGCGCATATCAGCTTCATGCAGGACTCATGGGTGGCAGCACAAGTAGTAGTGAATCTAGTAGCAGAAGGATGTCTTCAGATTTGGCCAAGTCAAAGGATGAAAGTAAAGAGAAGAGTGTGGAGAACGATTCTAAACcggtggaggaggatggtgatgatagtaattctGGCAGTCTGACAGATTTGTCGACTTTTACTACCCCTAATATACTTCAGCCAGTCACAAATGCTTCGGTCGAGTGA
- the LOC113825034 gene encoding uncharacterized protein isoform X3 → MTQVETTPFEADLILGSQFLPSLATVNNENGQTATRVGVLQCRRCATSFIQVREALSHYRLHVFETHKEHFTVVVGGSCPRPGCALGGEKIPIIHFHCAYCIFTSTEIMDLPLHMEKRHLAFYREVSLVLRGDDVQRTKVYSCGECGKKIQGTVSIVQHLLAHDSDTQKASVVKYKSLVNGSECKDSEQVVVNGDSKSDSYMADRVHPSLLIPECGLQNGTAEEKHSVEENSCPNGLSPAMTDIRNVQFIAASTSHRFENHVIPMLNNVEQGMVIQNGNLEGDSPDSERAGDRVDCEEPPMEPVEINPLDLLTTVIEEDQKSENPIFPAEHFLLSLPTPTHFLDSEGGSGSTGGGQDDSADGFQDCNDNDDENSNDGMNDIPSDILLDHPGVYPCDKCGEAFKYQYLLTSHKRQAHNSVNIPFQCQVCNMEFEVLQELKRHMMTHSGALGYTCNMCGQGFPDRPSLKTHTLSHGLSTERSNKCESCAMEFPSKSELTRHIVKYQGTCNPNKNESVRCATCGEDLPTLEALKDHRRTAHPTPEVAPGSGKKGFECDYCGKTFNCRSNLRDHLVVHTGEKPYPCDICGKTFSFIHNMKTHRLTHNEGRNEVCPYCDKAYKSKISLYYHMKKGNCRGLSTKEVPEGYHRCTECLQMFASEERYRAHKDKGHCQVSHRCQHCGLRCSTELRLQNHLQKGLCQKKDTPSSSPNEGSSKKRRSEKRERERNQEEIVCDRCNYTKDCCCTFSCKHCAKRIFSIMAYTLHSERTCPVLKQRRERIRMAIMEKRRRREEYINEATSDLPDTPFSFTSAYQLHAGLMGGSTSSSESSSRRMSSDLAKSKDESKEKSVENDSKPVEEDGDDSNSGSLTDLSTFTTPNILQPVTNASVE, encoded by the exons ATGACACAAGTAGAAACCACACCATTTGAAG CAGATTTGATATTGGGTAGTCAGTTCCTTCCCTCGCTCGCCACTGTCAACAACGAGAACGGCCAAACCGCCACACGAGTTGGAGTTCTCCAGTGTAGACGCTGTGCAACAAGTTTCATTCAG GTGAGAGAGGCTTTGTCCCATTACCGTCTGCATGTGTTTGAGACTCACAAGGAACACTTCACTGTTGTGGTTGGAGGTTCCTGTCCACGTCCAGGCTGTGCACTAGGCGGGGAAAAAATACCGATTATCCACTTCCACTGTGCTTATTGCATCTTTACGTCCACCgag ATAATGGATCTTCCTTTGCACATGGAGAAGCGCCATCTCGCATTTTATAGGGAGGTCAGCTTGGTCCTGCGAGGAGATGATGTCCAGCGCACGAAG GTTTATTCTTGTGGGGAATGTGGTAAAAAAATCCAAGGAACTGTGTCCATCGTCCAGCATCTTTTAGCGCATGACAGTGACACGCAGAAAGCCTCTGTAGTGAAGTACAAGTCTCTTGTGAATGGTAGTGAGTGCAAAGACAGTGAACAGGTAGTGGTAAATGGTGATAGCAAAAGTGATAGCTACATGGCGGACAGAGTGCACCCAAGCCTGCTGATTCCGGAGTGCGGTCTCCAAAACGGGACGGCAGAGGAAAAGCACAGTGTAGAGGAAAACTCTTGTCCAAACGGGTTGAGCCCCGCCATGACTGATATAAGAAATGTGCAATTTATAGCTGCTTCTACTAGTCATAGGTTTGAAAATCATGTGATTCCAATGTTGAACAATGTAGAACAAGGGATGGTAATCCAGAATGGGAACCTCGAAGGGGACAGCCCCGATAGTGAGAGAGCTGGAGATAGGGTGGACTGTGAAGAGCCCCCCATGGAGCCAGTGGAAATCAACCCACTGGATCTCCTGACAACTGTGATCGAGGAGGATCAGAAGAGCGAGAACCCCATCTTCCCTGCAGAACACTTCCTGCTCAGTCTTCCAACTCCAACGCACTTCCTGGACAGCGAGGGTGGCAGTGGGAGCACTGGCGGTGGTCAGGATGACTCTGCTGATGGCTTCCAGGactgcaatgataatgacgatgagaaCAGCAATGATGGCATGAATGACATCCCTAGCGATATCCTACTTGACCACCCCGGAGTCTACCCCTGCGACAAGTGCGGTGAGGCCTTCAAGTACCAGTACCTGCTTACTTCTCACAAACGCCAG gcTCACAACAGCGTCAACATCCCGTTCCAGTGCCAAGTATGCAACATGGAGTTCGAGGTCTTGCAGGAACTTAAACGGCACATGATGACCCACTCTGGTGCACTCGGATACACCTGCAACATGTGTGGCCAGGGCTTCCCCGATCGGCCGTCCCTCAAGACGCACACACTTTCTCATGG gtTATCAACAGAAAGGTCTAACAAATGTGAATCATGTGCAATGGAGTTCCCTTCAAAATCGGAGTTGACGCGTCACATTGTCAAGTACCAAGGGACATGCAACCCGAATAAGAACG AGAGCGTGCGATGTGCCACATGTGGGGAGGACCTGCCAACCTTAGAAGCTCTGAAGGACCACAGGCGCACAGCTCATCCTACGCCTGAGGTTGCTCCTGGTTCAGGCAAGAAGGGCTTTGAGTGTGACTACTGTGGCAAGACCTTCAACTGCCGGTCCAACTTGCGGGACCACCTG GTGGTCCATACCGGTGAGAAGCCATACCCCTGTGATATTTGCGGCAAGACCTTTAGCTTCATTCACAATATGAAGACCCACCGACTCACACACAATGAGGGACGGAATGAGGTCTGCCCTTATTGCGATAAAGCCTACAAGAGCAAGATCTCACTCTACTATCACATGAAGAAGGGCAACTGCCGTGGACTCTCGACCAAAGAG GTACCAGAGGGCTACCACCGCTGCACTGAGTGCCTCCAGATGTTCGCAAGTGAGGAGAGATACCGAGCCCACAAGGACAAGGGCCATTGCCAAGTGTCACACCGGTGCCAGCACTGCGGCCTTAGGTGCTCCACTGAGCTGCGTCTCCAGAACCACCTGCAGAAGGGCCTCTGTCAGAAGAAG GATACACCCTCTTCCAGCCCTAATGAAGGGAGTTCCAAGAAGCGTCGTTCAGAGAAGCGTGAGCGTGAGAGGAACCAAGAGGAAATTGTATGTGACAGATGCAACTATACCAAAGATTGTTGCTGTACATTTTCCTGCAAGCACTGTGCTAAGCGCATCTTCTCCATTATGGCATATACCCTACACTCGGAAAGAACATGCCCCGTCCTTAAGCAAAGGCGTGAGCGTATTCGTATGGCTATCATGGAGAAGAGACGCCGCAGGGAAGAGTATATAAATGAGGCTACCAGTGATCTACCTGACACCCCATTCTCTTTCACAAGCGCATATCAGCTTCATGCAGGACTCATGGGTGGCAGCACAAGTAGTAGTGAATCTAGTAGCAGAAGGATGTCTTCAGATTTGGCCAAGTCAAAGGATGAAAGTAAAGAGAAGAGTGTGGAGAACGATTCTAAACcggtggaggaggatggtgatgatagtaattctGGCAGTCTGACAGATTTGTCGACTTTTACTACCCCTAATATACTTCAGCCAGTCACAAATGCTTCGGTCGAGTGA
- the LOC113825034 gene encoding uncharacterized protein isoform X4: MTQVETTPFEDLILGSQFLPSLATVNNENGQTATRVGVLQCRRCATSFIQVREALSHYRLHVFETHKEHFTVVVGGSCPRPGCALGGEKIPIIHFHCAYCIFTSTEIMDLPLHMEKRHLAFYREVSLVLRGDDVQRTKVYSCGECGKKIQGTVSIVQHLLAHDSDTQKASVVKYKSLVNGSECKDSEQVVVNGDSKSDSYMADRVHPSLLIPECGLQNGTAEEKHSVEENSCPNGLSPAMTDIRNVQFIAASTSHRFENHVIPMLNNVEQGMVIQNGNLEGDSPDSERAGDRVDCEEPPMEPVEINPLDLLTTVIEEDQKSENPIFPAEHFLLSLPTPTHFLDSEGGSGSTGGGQDDSADGFQDCNDNDDENSNDGMNDIPSDILLDHPGVYPCDKCGEAFKYQYLLTSHKRQAHNSVNIPFQCQVCNMEFEVLQELKRHMMTHSGALGYTCNMCGQGFPDRPSLKTHTLSHGLSTERSNKCESCAMEFPSKSELTRHIVKYQGTCNPNKNESVRCATCGEDLPTLEALKDHRRTAHPTPEVAPGSGKKGFECDYCGKTFNCRSNLRDHLVVHTGEKPYPCDICGKTFSFIHNMKTHRLTHNEGRNEVCPYCDKAYKSKISLYYHMKKGNCRGLSTKEVPEGYHRCTECLQMFASEERYRAHKDKGHCQVSHRCQHCGLRCSTELRLQNHLQKGLCQKKDTPSSSPNEGSSKKRRSEKRERERNQEEIVCDRCNYTKDCCCTFSCKHCAKRIFSIMAYTLHSERTCPVLKQRRERIRMAIMEKRRRREEYINEATSDLPDTPFSFTSAYQLHAGLMGGSTSSSESSSRRMSSDLAKSKDESKEKSVENDSKPVEEDGDDSNSGSLTDLSTFTTPNILQPVTNASVE; encoded by the exons ATGACACAAGTAGAAACCACACCATTTGAAG ATTTGATATTGGGTAGTCAGTTCCTTCCCTCGCTCGCCACTGTCAACAACGAGAACGGCCAAACCGCCACACGAGTTGGAGTTCTCCAGTGTAGACGCTGTGCAACAAGTTTCATTCAG GTGAGAGAGGCTTTGTCCCATTACCGTCTGCATGTGTTTGAGACTCACAAGGAACACTTCACTGTTGTGGTTGGAGGTTCCTGTCCACGTCCAGGCTGTGCACTAGGCGGGGAAAAAATACCGATTATCCACTTCCACTGTGCTTATTGCATCTTTACGTCCACCgag ATAATGGATCTTCCTTTGCACATGGAGAAGCGCCATCTCGCATTTTATAGGGAGGTCAGCTTGGTCCTGCGAGGAGATGATGTCCAGCGCACGAAG GTTTATTCTTGTGGGGAATGTGGTAAAAAAATCCAAGGAACTGTGTCCATCGTCCAGCATCTTTTAGCGCATGACAGTGACACGCAGAAAGCCTCTGTAGTGAAGTACAAGTCTCTTGTGAATGGTAGTGAGTGCAAAGACAGTGAACAGGTAGTGGTAAATGGTGATAGCAAAAGTGATAGCTACATGGCGGACAGAGTGCACCCAAGCCTGCTGATTCCGGAGTGCGGTCTCCAAAACGGGACGGCAGAGGAAAAGCACAGTGTAGAGGAAAACTCTTGTCCAAACGGGTTGAGCCCCGCCATGACTGATATAAGAAATGTGCAATTTATAGCTGCTTCTACTAGTCATAGGTTTGAAAATCATGTGATTCCAATGTTGAACAATGTAGAACAAGGGATGGTAATCCAGAATGGGAACCTCGAAGGGGACAGCCCCGATAGTGAGAGAGCTGGAGATAGGGTGGACTGTGAAGAGCCCCCCATGGAGCCAGTGGAAATCAACCCACTGGATCTCCTGACAACTGTGATCGAGGAGGATCAGAAGAGCGAGAACCCCATCTTCCCTGCAGAACACTTCCTGCTCAGTCTTCCAACTCCAACGCACTTCCTGGACAGCGAGGGTGGCAGTGGGAGCACTGGCGGTGGTCAGGATGACTCTGCTGATGGCTTCCAGGactgcaatgataatgacgatgagaaCAGCAATGATGGCATGAATGACATCCCTAGCGATATCCTACTTGACCACCCCGGAGTCTACCCCTGCGACAAGTGCGGTGAGGCCTTCAAGTACCAGTACCTGCTTACTTCTCACAAACGCCAG gcTCACAACAGCGTCAACATCCCGTTCCAGTGCCAAGTATGCAACATGGAGTTCGAGGTCTTGCAGGAACTTAAACGGCACATGATGACCCACTCTGGTGCACTCGGATACACCTGCAACATGTGTGGCCAGGGCTTCCCCGATCGGCCGTCCCTCAAGACGCACACACTTTCTCATGG gtTATCAACAGAAAGGTCTAACAAATGTGAATCATGTGCAATGGAGTTCCCTTCAAAATCGGAGTTGACGCGTCACATTGTCAAGTACCAAGGGACATGCAACCCGAATAAGAACG AGAGCGTGCGATGTGCCACATGTGGGGAGGACCTGCCAACCTTAGAAGCTCTGAAGGACCACAGGCGCACAGCTCATCCTACGCCTGAGGTTGCTCCTGGTTCAGGCAAGAAGGGCTTTGAGTGTGACTACTGTGGCAAGACCTTCAACTGCCGGTCCAACTTGCGGGACCACCTG GTGGTCCATACCGGTGAGAAGCCATACCCCTGTGATATTTGCGGCAAGACCTTTAGCTTCATTCACAATATGAAGACCCACCGACTCACACACAATGAGGGACGGAATGAGGTCTGCCCTTATTGCGATAAAGCCTACAAGAGCAAGATCTCACTCTACTATCACATGAAGAAGGGCAACTGCCGTGGACTCTCGACCAAAGAG GTACCAGAGGGCTACCACCGCTGCACTGAGTGCCTCCAGATGTTCGCAAGTGAGGAGAGATACCGAGCCCACAAGGACAAGGGCCATTGCCAAGTGTCACACCGGTGCCAGCACTGCGGCCTTAGGTGCTCCACTGAGCTGCGTCTCCAGAACCACCTGCAGAAGGGCCTCTGTCAGAAGAAG GATACACCCTCTTCCAGCCCTAATGAAGGGAGTTCCAAGAAGCGTCGTTCAGAGAAGCGTGAGCGTGAGAGGAACCAAGAGGAAATTGTATGTGACAGATGCAACTATACCAAAGATTGTTGCTGTACATTTTCCTGCAAGCACTGTGCTAAGCGCATCTTCTCCATTATGGCATATACCCTACACTCGGAAAGAACATGCCCCGTCCTTAAGCAAAGGCGTGAGCGTATTCGTATGGCTATCATGGAGAAGAGACGCCGCAGGGAAGAGTATATAAATGAGGCTACCAGTGATCTACCTGACACCCCATTCTCTTTCACAAGCGCATATCAGCTTCATGCAGGACTCATGGGTGGCAGCACAAGTAGTAGTGAATCTAGTAGCAGAAGGATGTCTTCAGATTTGGCCAAGTCAAAGGATGAAAGTAAAGAGAAGAGTGTGGAGAACGATTCTAAACcggtggaggaggatggtgatgatagtaattctGGCAGTCTGACAGATTTGTCGACTTTTACTACCCCTAATATACTTCAGCCAGTCACAAATGCTTCGGTCGAGTGA